One window from the genome of Sphingomicrobium arenosum encodes:
- the rpsO gene encoding 30S ribosomal protein S15, translating into MSITVERKAELVKEYGRSEGDTGSTEVQVAILTDRINTLTDHFKSHKKDNHSRRGLLMMVNKRRSLLDYLKREDHDRYSTLIKKLGLRK; encoded by the coding sequence ATGTCGATTACTGTCGAACGCAAGGCCGAACTGGTCAAGGAATATGGTCGCAGCGAAGGTGATACCGGCTCGACCGAAGTGCAGGTCGCCATTCTGACCGACCGCATCAACACCCTGACCGACCACTTCAAGTCGCACAAGAAGGACAACCATTCGCGTCGCGGCTTGCTCATGATGGTCAACAAGCGTCGCTCGCTGCTCGATTATCTGAAGCGCGAGGACCACGACCGCTACTCGACGCTCATCAAGAAGCTCGGCCTGCGCAAGTAA